The following are from one region of the Sporosarcina sp. 6E9 genome:
- a CDS encoding histidine kinase: MNKLRALAYVVPIMIIVAWGSWFMLNRSHTEVPETSRVLITIGAVVVSGIISYFLFPKDEFKKK; this comes from the coding sequence GTGAACAAGTTGAGAGCTTTAGCGTACGTGGTTCCGATTATGATTATCGTTGCTTGGGGTAGCTGGTTCATGTTAAATCGGAGCCACACCGAAGTGCCCGAAACATCACGCGTCCTCATCACGATTGGCGCTGTTGTTGTGAGCGGGATTATTTCATACTTTCTTTTTCCGAAAGATGAATTTAAAAAGAAATAA